One window of the Nicotiana tabacum cultivar K326 chromosome 4, ASM71507v2, whole genome shotgun sequence genome contains the following:
- the LOC107797173 gene encoding putative polygalacturonase, with protein MTDSFRFQHRKLEYKRLVPSFLSSHRTLLTLLWTVGFILMVAWQRTAVDRLLMYRGWGPPPRPIPKLRPLVLNLSDFGAVGDGVTLNTKAFERAISEIRKRGGGQLNVEPGYWLTAPFNLTSHMTLFLAENAVILGIDDESYWPLLPPLPSYGYGRERRGPRYGSLIHGQNLKDVVITGHNGTIDGQGRSWWEKYRKKLLNHTRGPLLQLMWSKDIHISDVTFRDSPFWTLHPYDCQNVIIRNVNILAPLSDAPNTDGIDPDSCENMVIEDCYISVGDDGVAIKSGWDQYGIAYSRPSSNITIRNLIVRSMISAGVSIGSEMSGGVSNILVENLLVWNSKRGIRIKTSPGRGGHIRHVSYRNLTLENVRVGIVIKTDYNEHPDEGYDPKALPVIEDISFTGIRGQGVRIPARIYGSPEIPVQNVTFQDMSVGITYKKKHIFQCSFVQGRVIGRIFPAPCENLDLYDDGGKLLRRATTQNTKDLDYDG; from the exons ATGACAGATTCTTTCAGATTCCAACACCGTAAACTTGAATACAAGCGTTTGGTTCCATCATTTTTGTCGTCTCACCGTACTCTTCTTACTCTTCTTTGGACCGTTGGATTTATTCTGATGGTCGCTTGGCAAAGGACAGCTGTGGATCGCCTTCTGATGTATCGAGGTTGGGGCCCACCTCCTCGGCCCATCCCTAAGCTACGGCCTCTAGTCTTAAATCTCTCCGATTTCGGAGCTGTTGGCGATGGCGTCACTTTAAATACAAAGGCATTTGAGAGGGCAATTTCGGAAATTCGAAAGCGAGGTGGTGGTCAGCTCAACGTTGAGCCTGGTTATTGGCTCACGGCGCCGTTTAATCTCACTAGCCACATGACGCTCTTCTTAGCTGAAAATGCCGTTATACTTGGAATTGAT GACGAGAGCTATTGGCCACTACTGCCTCCTTTGCCATCATATGGTTATGGAAGAGAACGTCGTGGGCCGCGTTATGGAAGTTTAATCCATGGGCAAAATCTTAAGGATGTCGTCATAACAG GCCATAATGGTACCATTGACGGGCAAGGCCGATCATGGTGGGAGAAATACCGCAAAAAGCTTTTGAATCACACAAGGGGCCCACTTCTTCAACTTATGTGGTCGAAAGACATTCACATTTCTGATGTTACATTCCGTGATTCTCCGTTTTGGACTCTCCACCCTTATGACTGCCAAAATGTTATTAtcagaaatgtaaatattttggCTCCACTATCTGATGCCCCAAACACTGATGGAATAGACCCTG ATTCGTGCGAGAATATGGTGATAGAGGATTGTTATATAAGTGTGGGGGATGATGGAGTTGCAATCAAGAGTGGCTGGGATCAGTATGGAATTGCATATTCCCGGCCTTCTTCCAACATCACTATCCGTAACCTCATAGTGCGCTCAATGATTAG TGCAGGAGTATCAATTGGAAGTGAAATGTCTGGTGGAGTGTCAAATATACTAGTGGAGAATCTCCTTGTATGGAACTCAAAAAGAGGTATAAGAATTAAAACTAGCCCTGGTAGGGGTGGTCATATTCGACATGTAAGCTACCGCAACCTGACACTAGAGAACGTTCGTGTGGGCATTGTAATTAAGACTGATTACAATGAACATCCTGATGAAGGTTATGATCCAAAAGCCCTTCCAGTTATTGAGGATATAAGCTTTACTGGTATTCGTGGACAGGGAGTTCGAATACCAGCACGTATTTATGGAAGCCCTGAGATTCCTGTTCAGAATGTTACTTTTCAGGACATGTCCGTAGGAATAACATACAAGaagaagcatatcttccaatgtTCTTTTGTTCAAGGACGTGTTATTGGAAGAATCTTCCCTGCCCCATGTGAGAATCTTGATTTGTATGATGATGGAGGAAAACTACTTAGGCGAGCAACAACACAGAATACGAAGGACTTGGATTATGATGGTTGA